In one window of Leptidea sinapis chromosome 9, ilLepSina1.1, whole genome shotgun sequence DNA:
- the LOC126965846 gene encoding uncharacterized protein LOC126965846 produces the protein MSRYGRIRTASAFTILTQFVIGHAYINTFTPVAISERGVPIEIKYWDSKRTPLSHMVDVTNEFGLKVLAEHNFLNENNVAFSPYGLMGILVALFEGVDGESSFQIQRAMQLPWNRNIMRIGFRDIHRNLKTYFIPEEGFLAGLALNNENVTFTDGYRKILRFYGFDLEDENAPTPGTNKTFNETSTITTTPKENTFSTTPIVPTEGITNSETTVSSTMSNIMSTEETTTEPRESPTTSTTTSKETTNDITIQSTESDIQTTTEPITVTVSSIDASEPSEQTTISSTAPSTLPTITPMNTESINREVDIISTQITNPSESNTMLLTSTTTEDMSSASTITTSESNTMLLTSTTTEDMSSASTITTSESNTMLLTSTTTEDMSSASTITTLDSSSTQITDSIIETLERRKKSIVDFTFTSPPNFDEAVYRSFDIGSDSVPSFEGDKDFLANGLRSIQVSYMHYDTVLEYAFLPHLEAAALRLPLDSDRYYLLVVLPIRPGAGELGRLLGRMARESDLSDVYAALRPRRVKAIVPSFTVKGHVILTTDLQKLGIRDVFEPRQRDFTPMTPQTGVYVRSIEQAVSVAIRKYQPDEVKQGFVTKRNPVVFSATYPFLYFVMDANINVALMAGKLMDPLNTRIL, from the exons CTATTTTAACGCAATTTGTTATCGGTCACGCTTATATCAACACTTTCACTCCTGTTGCAATTTCGGAACGTGGTGTGCCCATAGAGATTAAGTACTGGGACTCGAAAAGAACACCCTTATCGCATATGGTCGATGTTACAAATGAGTTTGGCTTAAAAGTTTTGGCcgaacataattttttaaatgaaaataatgttgCGTTCTCCCCGTACGGACTTATGGGGATATTAGTGGCTCTATTTGAAGGTGTCGATGGTGAGTCCTCGTTCCAAATACAACGAGCAATGCAACTGCCGTGGAATAGAAATATTATGAGGATCGGTTTCAGAGATATACACCGTAATTTAAAG ACCTATTTCATCCCAGAAGAAGGATTTTTAGCCGGATTAGCATTAAATAACGAAAACGTCACATTTACGGATGGCTATAGAAAAATATTAAGGTTTTATGGATTTGATCTTGAAGATGAAAATGCACCAACTCCAGGTACAAACAAAACATTCAATGAAACTTCTACAATCACAACTACTCCCAAAGAAAACACTTTTTCTACAACACCAATAGTCCCAACTGAAGGCATTACTAACAGCGAGACGACGGTTTCATCTACTATGAGCAATATAATGAGTACAGAAGAAACGACTACAGAACCTCGAGAAAGTCCAACAACTTCAACTACAACAAGTAAGGAAACAACCAATGATATAACAATACAGAGTACAGAATCAGATATACAAACTACCACAGAACCGATAACAGTAACTGTGTCTTCAATAGATGCTAGTGAACCAAGCGAACAAACTACAATATCATCGACGGCGCCCAGTACTTTACCAACAATAACACCAATGAATACTGAATCTATTAATAGAGAGGTTGATATTATCTCAACACAAATAACAAATCCATCTGAATCTAATACCATGCTATTAACATCCACAACAACTGAAGACATGTCAAGTGCCTCAACAATAACGACATCTGAATCTAATACCATGCTATTAACATCCACAACAACTGAAGACATGTCAAGTGCCTCAACAATAACGACATCTGAATCTAATACCATGCTATTAACATCCACAACAACTGAAGACATGTCAAGTGCCTCAACAATAACCACTTTAGATTCATCTTCAACACAAATAACCGATTCTATCATAGAAACGCTTGAGCGGCGTAAAAAATCGATTGTAGACTTTACATTCACAAGCCCCCCGAATTTTGATGAAGCAGTATATAGATCTTTTGATATTGGTTCAGATTCAGTCCCAAGTTTTGAAGGAGATAAAGACTTTTTAGCAAATGGGCTACGCAGTATTCag gtTTCTTACATGCACTACGATACAGTATTGGAGTATGCCTTCTTACCTCATTTGGAGGCAGCTGCACTTCGTCTGCCGTTAGATAGTGACCGATATTATTTGCTGGTCGTTTTACCTATAAGGCCCGGCGCCGGAGAGTTGGGGAGATTACTGGGACGTATGGCGAGAGAGTCTGACCTTTCAGATGTTTATGCCGCTCTAAGACCCAGAAGAGTGAAAGCAATTGTGCCAAGTTTTACCGTCAAAGGTCACGTTATATTAACTACAGATTTACAAAAA CTTGGAATCCGGGATGTTTTTGAGCCTCGACAAAGAGACTTTACACCGATGACTCCTCAAACAGGAGTTTATGTGCGATCCATAGAGCAAGCCGTATCTGTTGCTATAAGAAAATATCAGCCGGATGAAGTAAAACAAG GATTCGTGACCAAGAGGAACCCAGTTGTGTTTTCAGCAACATACCCCTTTTTGTACTTTGTGATGGACGCGAATATTAATGTTGCATTAATGGCCGGAAAACTGATGGATCCACTGAATACAAGAATATTATAA
- the LOC126965881 gene encoding 40S ribosomal protein S8, whose product MGISRDHWHKRRATGGKRAPIRKKRKYELGRPAANTKLGAQRIHLVRARGGNVKYRALRLDTGNFAWGSECATRKTRIIDVVYNASNNELVRTKTLVKNAIVVVDATPFRQWYESHYLLPLGRKKGAKLTEAEEAIINKKRSKKTAKKYVSRQRLSKVESALEEQFHTGRLLACVASRPGQCGRADGYVLEGKELEFYLRKIKSKRAK is encoded by the exons ATGG gtatcagCCGCGATCACTGGCATAAGCGAAGAGCTACTGGAGGCAAACGTGCCCCCATCCGAAAGAAGAGGAAGTATGAGTTAGGTCGCCCGGCTGCCAATACCAAA CTCGGTGCTCAACGTATTCATTTAGTCCGTGCCCGAGGTGGAAATGTGAAATACCGTGCTTTACGTCTTGATACCGGAAACTTCGCTTGGGGCTCTGAAT GTGCTACTCGTAAAACTCGTATCATTGATGTTGTATACAATGCATCCAACAATGAGTTAGTCCGTACCAAGACTCTTGTGAAGAATGCTATTGTAGTGGTAGATGCAACACCCTTCAGACAATGGTATGAGTCCCACTACTTGTTGCCACTCGGCAGGAAAAAGGGAGCCAAACtg ACTGAGGCAGAAGAagccattataaataaaaagagaagCAAGAAAACAGCAAAGAAATATGTGTCAAGACAACGTCTTTCCAAAGTTGAAAGTGCACTAGAAGAGCAATTCCACACAGGTCGTTTGTTAG CATGTGTCGCGAGTCGACCTGGCCAGTGTGGCAGAGCAGATGGTTACGTTTTGGAGGGTAAAGAACTCGAGTTCTACCTAAGAAAGATCAAATCTAAGAGAGCTAAGTAA